In uncultured Ilyobacter sp., a genomic segment contains:
- a CDS encoding DUF1847 domain-containing protein, translating to MYTCGICKVHACRTGDREKMPKNCPCLEKDQDVIDKSKELYKNEENAKIAYQSALIESWGYCQKTRIEETMEFAKRCGYKSIGVAFCVGLHREMRLLHNILTANGFDVNSVVCKSGSIPKEELNIKEEQKVRPCTYEPMCNPIGQALYLNKAKTDFNILLGLCVGHDSLVIKHLDAPVTVLAAKDRVLGHNPLAAIYLSEGYYGKKLYPEK from the coding sequence ATGTATACCTGCGGAATTTGTAAAGTCCATGCATGCAGGACAGGGGACAGAGAGAAGATGCCGAAAAACTGTCCTTGTCTGGAAAAAGATCAGGATGTTATTGATAAAAGTAAAGAACTGTATAAAAATGAAGAAAATGCCAAGATAGCTTACCAGTCTGCCTTGATTGAGTCATGGGGATACTGTCAAAAGACCAGAATAGAGGAGACCATGGAATTTGCCAAGAGGTGTGGCTACAAGAGTATAGGGGTTGCATTTTGTGTAGGGCTGCACAGAGAAATGAGACTTTTACATAATATTCTTACAGCCAACGGATTTGATGTAAATTCAGTAGTATGTAAAAGTGGAAGTATCCCAAAAGAAGAGTTAAACATAAAAGAAGAGCAAAAAGTCCGTCCATGCACCTATGAACCCATGTGTAATCCCATTGGTCAGGCATTATATCTGAATAAGGCAAAAACTGATTTTAACATTCTTCTTGGACTGTGTGTGGGGCATGATTCACTGGTTATAAAACATCTAGATGCCCCTGTGACTGTATTAGCGGCAAAAGACAGGGTACTTGGACATAATCCACTGGCAGCGATTTATTTATCAGAGGGTTACTATGGCAAAAAACTTTATCCAGAGAAATAA
- a CDS encoding C-GCAxxG-C-C family protein produces MTRTEKAIGNFGDYNCCQATISAFAEELDLDMKTALKISSGFGGGLSKAEVCGAVSGICMALGLKYGSADAGDLETKKEVKELVKTFMDKFIEKNGACTCKGLLGYDKSTEEGAKIVEEKELTQKLCPGFIEDAIKIAEDMI; encoded by the coding sequence ATGACAAGAACAGAAAAAGCTATTGGAAACTTTGGAGATTATAATTGTTGTCAGGCAACAATAAGTGCTTTTGCAGAGGAATTGGATTTGGACATGAAAACTGCCTTGAAAATTTCATCAGGATTTGGTGGAGGACTTTCTAAAGCAGAGGTATGCGGGGCTGTAAGTGGAATTTGCATGGCCCTCGGTCTTAAATATGGATCTGCAGATGCTGGAGATTTGGAGACAAAGAAAGAGGTAAAAGAATTAGTAAAAACATTCATGGATAAGTTTATTGAGAAAAATGGGGCCTGCACATGTAAGGGTTTGTTGGGATATGACAAATCAACAGAGGAAGGAGCTAAAATTGTGGAAGAAAAAGAACTTACACAAAAGCTCTGTCCAGGGTTTATAGAGGATGCGATAAAAATAGCAGAGGATATGATTTAG
- a CDS encoding DUF1566 domain-containing protein has translation MTKSFKKTAVLLAAASIVILTACTSNEGKHKTVKAIKMNKTNSYSYAIVDTNQTKFFNNTQEIEPVSSSDEDFYGQDANFDGFQPNYTVSSDGKVVFDNVTGLTWMRGPNTDLKTPEKENKMSFDEAKNYVKKVNAMNYGGYNDWRLPSSKELYSLIQFTGTDPDPTADADMSLLKPFIDDSVFNFAYGETDKRERIIDSQYLSTNVYVGSGDSLEETLYFGVNFADGRIKGYGALMPFGNKIDKTFFVQLVRGNEQYGINDFVDNKDGTISDRATGLIWSQDDSKEGMTWQAALAWVQKKNKENYLGYSDWRLPNIKEMQSLTEYSNAPDYNGKPAIDTDFFNCTTIINEEYKEDYPWYWSGTTHASVTGDGSNGCYVPMGRAMGYENGWLDVHGAGAQRSDPKSEDYFSKLTKIDNGFYYGDAPQGDANRIYNFVRLVRDMD, from the coding sequence ATGACAAAATCGTTTAAAAAAACTGCTGTTTTATTGGCAGCTGCTTCCATTGTAATTTTGACTGCTTGTACATCCAACGAAGGAAAACATAAAACAGTTAAAGCAATTAAAATGAACAAAACAAACAGCTATTCTTATGCAATAGTTGATACAAATCAAACTAAATTCTTTAATAACACACAAGAAATTGAACCAGTATCTTCTTCAGATGAGGATTTCTATGGACAAGATGCCAACTTTGATGGATTTCAGCCGAATTATACTGTTAGCAGCGATGGAAAAGTTGTTTTCGATAATGTAACTGGATTAACATGGATGAGGGGTCCAAACACAGATTTAAAAACTCCGGAAAAAGAAAATAAAATGTCTTTTGATGAAGCAAAAAACTATGTGAAAAAAGTAAATGCTATGAACTATGGTGGTTATAATGACTGGAGATTGCCAAGTTCAAAAGAACTATATTCTCTGATCCAATTTACAGGGACTGATCCAGATCCAACTGCTGATGCTGATATGTCTTTGTTGAAACCTTTTATTGATGATAGTGTTTTTAATTTTGCATATGGCGAAACCGATAAAAGAGAGAGAATAATCGATTCTCAATATCTATCAACTAATGTTTATGTTGGCAGTGGAGACAGCCTCGAAGAGACACTTTATTTCGGAGTTAACTTCGCTGATGGTAGAATCAAAGGTTACGGTGCTCTGATGCCATTTGGTAATAAAATTGATAAAACATTCTTTGTACAATTAGTTCGAGGAAATGAGCAATATGGAATTAACGACTTCGTTGATAATAAAGATGGAACCATATCTGATAGAGCAACTGGTCTAATTTGGTCACAAGACGATAGTAAGGAAGGTATGACATGGCAAGCCGCCCTTGCGTGGGTGCAAAAGAAAAATAAGGAGAACTATTTAGGTTACAGCGATTGGAGATTGCCAAATATCAAAGAAATGCAAAGCCTGACTGAATATAGCAATGCTCCCGACTATAACGGAAAACCAGCTATTGACACGGATTTCTTTAATTGTACGACCATCATAAACGAAGAATACAAAGAGGATTATCCTTGGTACTGGTCTGGAACCACACACGCATCTGTAACAGGTGATGGGTCAAACGGTTGTTATGTCCCAATGGGTAGAGCAATGGGATATGAAAATGGTTGGCTAGATGTACATGGTGCTGGAGCCCAGAGAAGTGATCCAAAATCAGAAGATTATTTTAGTAAGTTAACTAAAATTGATAATGGATTCTACTATGGGGATGCACCTCAGGGAGATGCAAATAGGATATATAATTTCGTAAGATTAGTAAGAGATATGGATTAA
- a CDS encoding ferritin-like domain-containing protein, whose amino-acid sequence MGTRSREIIDLDVDELLKLLNSAYADEWLAYYQYWIGAQVVKGPMREATVAELLQHATEEFTHAQWVSDRIIQLGGTPPISFEEILEKTHCGYDAPADPYVEEILKQNIKGEQCAISVYKNIMDITKDKDMVTYNMALKILEQEEEHEEDLQAIFEDIEIMRERFKR is encoded by the coding sequence ATGGGAACAAGAAGTAGAGAAATTATAGATTTAGACGTAGATGAGCTACTAAAATTATTAAACAGTGCCTATGCAGATGAATGGCTTGCATATTATCAATATTGGATAGGAGCACAGGTTGTAAAAGGACCTATGAGAGAAGCTACAGTTGCAGAACTACTTCAGCATGCTACTGAAGAATTTACCCATGCACAATGGGTAAGTGACAGGATTATCCAGTTGGGAGGGACTCCACCTATTTCTTTTGAAGAAATACTAGAAAAAACACACTGTGGCTATGATGCTCCGGCTGATCCCTATGTAGAAGAGATATTAAAGCAAAATATAAAAGGGGAACAGTGTGCTATAAGTGTTTATAAAAATATAATGGATATTACCAAGGATAAGGATATGGTAACTTACAACATGGCACTTAAAATATTGGAACAGGAAGAGGAACACGAAGAAGATCTCCAGGCTATTTTTGAAGATATTGAAATTATGAGAGAAAGATTTAAAAGATAA
- a CDS encoding Fur family transcriptional regulator, whose translation MNDVIGHLKKNGVKPSFQRIKIFEYLVTEENHPTVEMIYKELVNEIPTLSKTTVYNTLNLFVEKKIANVIIIEENETRYDSHMNTHGHFKCEKCGTIFDIEIDNKINEIESLEKFQIDEKHIYYKGICKKCLQKQKN comes from the coding sequence ATGAACGATGTCATCGGTCATTTAAAAAAAAATGGAGTTAAGCCTTCTTTTCAAAGAATAAAAATTTTTGAATACTTAGTAACTGAAGAAAACCATCCAACAGTTGAAATGATCTATAAAGAGTTGGTAAATGAGATTCCTACACTTTCTAAAACAACAGTTTATAACACTCTTAATTTATTTGTTGAGAAGAAAATTGCTAATGTTATTATAATCGAGGAAAATGAAACAAGATACGATAGCCATATGAACACACACGGACATTTTAAATGTGAGAAATGTGGAACTATTTTCGATATTGAGATTGATAATAAAATTAATGAAATAGAATCACTAGAAAAATTTCAAATTGATGAGAAGCATATATATTATAAAGGCATTTGTAAAAAGTGCCTGCAAAAACAGAAAAATTAA
- a CDS encoding ferritin family protein has translation MKFRCTVCGEIIEAGVEFCPVCKAGSDKFEEIKADEKRVWATEHIVGEGLACGDEEIIAGLKANFEGECTEVGMYLAMSRVADREGYPEVAEAYKRIAFEEAEHAAKFAELLGECVSASTEENLSKRVEAEYGATAGKFDIAKRAKQLGFDAIHDTVHEMAKDEARHGRAFLGLLERHFKK, from the coding sequence ATGAAATTTAGATGTACAGTATGCGGGGAGATTATTGAAGCAGGAGTTGAATTTTGTCCTGTATGCAAGGCAGGATCAGATAAGTTTGAGGAAATAAAAGCTGATGAAAAAAGAGTATGGGCTACAGAGCACATTGTTGGAGAAGGATTAGCCTGTGGTGACGAAGAGATAATCGCAGGATTAAAAGCCAATTTTGAAGGGGAATGCACTGAAGTAGGTATGTATCTTGCAATGTCAAGAGTAGCAGACAGAGAGGGATACCCAGAAGTAGCAGAGGCCTACAAGAGAATAGCATTTGAGGAAGCTGAGCACGCTGCAAAGTTTGCTGAACTATTAGGTGAGTGCGTATCTGCATCAACTGAAGAGAACCTAAGTAAGAGAGTAGAAGCAGAATACGGTGCTACTGCAGGAAAATTTGATATTGCCAAGAGAGCTAAGCAGCTAGGATTTGATGCTATCCACGATACAGTACACGAGATGGCAAAAGATGAAGCTAGACATGGTAGAGCATTTTTGGGACTTTTAGAAAGACATTTCAAGAAGTAA
- a CDS encoding IS3 family transposase (programmed frameshift) yields the protein MSNQKRKRRTYTDEFKNQLVLLHLNGKRKCDIVREYDISASLLNKWINQSETSGSFNGKDNRTPEEQELIELRKRNKQLEMENDILKQAGADFRTKVNVIKNNIHKYSVSAMCQVLEISRSIYYYKSKIKNNISPLIELIKDIFEESRRNYGTRRIKFELFKLGHKISRRRISSIMKQNGLVSKYIIANFKPHHDKVNEEELANLVERNFNKKDHLQVVVSDLTYVRVGKAWNYICVLIDLFNREIIGYSSGKNKDAQLVARAFSKVKGNLQKVKIFHTDRGNEFNNQLIKRTLETFNIRRSLSMKGCPYDNAVAEATFKTIKTEFINGVYFDSLEELNYELLDYVNWFNNHRIHSSLGYQTPVEYRMNNLKKVV from the exons ATATCAAACCAGAAGAGAAAACGTCGTACCTACACAGATGAATTTAAAAATCAATTAGTTCTATTGCATCTAAATGGAAAGCGTAAATGTGATATCGTAAGAGAATATGATATCTCTGCCTCATTATTAAATAAATGGATAAACCAATCTGAAACTAGTGGCTCTTTTAATGGAAAAGATAATCGTACCCCTGAAGAACAAGAACTTATTGAACTTCGTAAGCGAAATAAGCAGCTTGAAATGGAGAATGATATTTTAAAGCAGGCGG GCGCTGATTTTAGGACGAAAGTAAATGTGATTAAAAATAATATTCACAAATACTCTGTATCAGCAATGTGCCAAGTCCTTGAGATTTCTAGAAGTATCTATTATTACAAGTCTAAAATTAAAAATAACATCTCTCCTTTAATAGAACTAATCAAAGATATTTTTGAAGAGAGTAGAAGAAACTATGGAACCAGAAGAATAAAATTTGAGCTTTTTAAACTGGGACATAAAATTTCCAGAAGACGAATAAGCTCAATCATGAAACAAAATGGGTTGGTATCAAAATATATAATCGCAAATTTTAAGCCACATCACGACAAAGTCAATGAAGAAGAGTTGGCTAATTTAGTTGAGCGTAATTTTAACAAAAAGGATCATCTACAAGTTGTAGTTAGCGATTTAACCTACGTCAGGGTAGGTAAGGCCTGGAATTATATCTGTGTCTTAATAGATCTTTTTAACAGAGAAATCATAGGTTATAGCTCTGGAAAAAACAAAGATGCCCAGTTGGTAGCAAGAGCTTTTTCAAAAGTGAAAGGAAACCTACAAAAGGTTAAAATTTTCCATACGGACCGTGGAAATGAATTTAATAATCAATTAATAAAAAGAACGCTAGAAACCTTTAATATTAGGCGTTCTTTAAGTATGAAAGGGTGTCCATACGATAATGCAGTGGCAGAAGCCACCTTCAAAACCATAAAGACGGAATTTATAAATGGAGTTTATTTTGATTCCTTAGAAGAATTAAATTATGAATTATTAGATTATGTTAACTGGTTTAATAACCACAGAATCCACTCTTCTCTTGGTTATCAAACGCCAGTAGAGTACAGAATGAATAACCTTAAAAAAGTTGTCTAA
- a CDS encoding class I SAM-dependent methyltransferase — protein sequence MNFYESINKYYDSIFPLNEKQAKFVRDEFNDSNSKLIEVGCANGKLTNALSEYNIMGIDLEKSFIDTARSKYKNISFKRCNMLDIADLDSNFDGIFTFGNTLVHLSTDDIKIFINKAYGILNRRGKLLIQILNWIGYNMLDSFLKVM from the coding sequence ATGAATTTCTATGAATCCATAAACAAATATTATGACAGTATCTTTCCATTAAATGAAAAGCAGGCTAAGTTTGTCAGAGATGAATTTAACGATTCCAATTCTAAGTTGATCGAAGTAGGATGCGCTAACGGTAAACTTACAAATGCACTTTCAGAATACAACATAATGGGGATAGACTTAGAGAAATCCTTTATAGATACAGCAAGATCCAAATATAAAAATATATCCTTTAAGAGATGCAATATGCTAGATATAGCCGACCTAGACTCAAACTTTGACGGTATCTTTACCTTTGGAAATACCCTGGTACATTTGAGCACCGATGATATCAAGATATTTATAAATAAGGCATATGGAATTTTAAACAGAAGAGGGAAACTTCTGATCCAGATATTAAACTGGATAGGTTACAATATGTTGGACAGTTTTCTTAAGGTCATGTAA
- a CDS encoding prepilin-type N-terminal cleavage/methylation domain-containing protein: MNKAFTLIELMIVISIISLLSAIVIPKYSNINSEAKAANVQANLSNLSTAIEMYNLKNGTYPELAGNQDSLGDFSDFYFKSKIPDTPSFEDNSATNVVSESRNNTGGWLYYEDTGDIYANLKNGTYTGDEVNEVWEEEADDISSDSDLTSLGSTFEEISSAIISLMETLVMETGKYGRTWGDYRYTDLGLDPEEWAEAIDHIYYKPSGSTLLIEPEDGYTFIVTDSDGNTRELSSTLNWNLIYDDSDGNWYYHTIDEDNIIDITTLQVVES; encoded by the coding sequence TTGAATAAAGCTTTCACTCTTATAGAATTGATGATAGTTATTTCTATTATTTCACTGTTATCAGCGATAGTCATTCCAAAATATAGCAATATAAATTCAGAAGCCAAGGCAGCAAATGTCCAGGCTAACCTTTCAAACTTAAGCACTGCCATAGAAATGTATAATTTGAAAAATGGGACATATCCAGAGTTGGCAGGTAATCAAGATTCTTTAGGAGACTTTTCCGATTTTTACTTCAAATCAAAAATACCTGATACTCCATCATTTGAAGACAATTCTGCAACCAATGTTGTGTCTGAAAGCAGGAATAACACAGGGGGCTGGCTTTATTATGAGGATACAGGTGATATATATGCTAATCTTAAAAACGGAACTTATACAGGGGATGAAGTAAATGAAGTTTGGGAAGAGGAAGCCGATGACATTAGTTCCGATAGTGATCTAACTTCTTTAGGAAGCACTTTTGAAGAGATATCTTCAGCAATAATCTCTTTAATGGAAACACTGGTAATGGAAACAGGGAAATATGGAAGAACGTGGGGAGATTATAGATATACAGACCTTGGTTTAGACCCTGAAGAATGGGCAGAGGCCATTGATCATATTTATTACAAACCAAGTGGAAGTACATTACTTATTGAGCCTGAAGATGGTTATACTTTTATAGTTACAGACTCAGACGGTAACACCAGAGAACTGTCGTCAACATTGAATTGGAATCTTATTTATGATGATTCAGATGGAAATTGGTACTATCATACAATAGATGAAGATAATATTATAGATATAACTACGCTTCAAGTTGTAGAAAGTTAG
- a CDS encoding prepilin-type N-terminal cleavage/methylation domain-containing protein, with the protein MRKGFTGIELMIVISIISLISAIALPKFSNIRSESKIANVSGNLANLNTAISLYNVKNGSYPDLVGNEDDLGDFIDVYSKSKMPDTPSYSGGSKSNTVYSSRSNTGGWLYMETDGVIYANLEDGAYSGDADTEIWSGESETSNSILYDFDDDDGLIFDSGTWAISEDGTLYSTGGWNGYVFMENPYSEYTIDITATLLDINNGYGLFIQSDEDGSGYILQFDWGLNAIVIKERDSYGSEISSSTQNILNGYADGNEYMDVNDEDYDGWWTDEHDISVSVTSNGDGTNSVSVSIDGEDITDEDIIIDESTSDTNYTGFRSWGDVDVEVESLEIIEI; encoded by the coding sequence ATGAGGAAAGGGTTTACAGGAATAGAGCTTATGATAGTGATATCAATAATCTCTCTAATATCAGCTATTGCACTTCCAAAATTTTCAAATATAAGATCAGAATCTAAGATAGCAAATGTCAGTGGAAATTTAGCAAACTTGAATACCGCAATATCTCTGTATAATGTTAAAAACGGAAGTTATCCTGATTTGGTAGGAAATGAAGATGATTTAGGTGATTTCATAGATGTCTATTCGAAAAGTAAAATGCCAGACACACCTAGCTATTCGGGAGGGTCAAAATCTAACACTGTTTATAGCAGCAGGTCTAACACAGGCGGATGGCTTTATATGGAAACTGACGGTGTAATATACGCTAACTTAGAAGACGGGGCATACAGTGGAGATGCTGACACAGAGATATGGAGTGGTGAAAGTGAAACTTCCAACTCTATTTTATATGACTTTGATGACGACGATGGATTGATTTTTGACTCTGGTACCTGGGCAATCTCTGAAGATGGGACACTATATTCAACTGGCGGATGGAATGGATATGTTTTTATGGAAAATCCTTATTCTGAATATACAATAGACATTACTGCAACATTATTAGATATTAACAATGGTTACGGTTTATTTATCCAATCTGATGAAGATGGTTCAGGATATATACTTCAGTTTGATTGGGGTCTCAATGCAATAGTAATAAAAGAGCGTGATTCATATGGAAGTGAAATTTCTAGTTCTACTCAAAACATACTTAATGGTTACGCTGACGGTAACGAATACATGGACGTTAACGATGAGGATTACGATGGATGGTGGACAGACGAGCACGATATATCTGTCAGCGTGACCAGTAACGGTGATGGAACTAATTCTGTATCAGTAAGCATTGACGGTGAAGATATAACAGATGAGGATATAATAATCGACGAGAGTACCTCTGACACTAACTACACAGGATTTAGGTCTTGGGGTGATGTAGATGTGGAAGTTGAAAGTCTTGAGATTATTGAAATTTAG
- a CDS encoding aspartate/glutamate racemase family protein yields MKKDKLNQDKIIGVIAGTSADTQFGLTFLEEKNIKCIGAPISLTPQEQTELQVLNKDNLTKLVFAKVCDLKEQGATNIMIYCNSLSGAIDLEDLQLRSPLPIITPLDAYKALSCKFQTFGLISANCQSSANIERVILTNNPTAKVIGVSNLQIVEDIESRLSPEDIIKNHSLPQVIQALVGSGVQTLILGCTHFDYIANSLSEQISDTSIFLPSNYMLNQLLKPSS; encoded by the coding sequence ATGAAGAAAGATAAACTAAACCAGGATAAAATTATCGGTGTTATTGCTGGAACTTCTGCTGACACCCAGTTTGGATTAACATTTTTAGAAGAAAAAAATATTAAATGTATAGGGGCTCCTATATCTCTAACTCCTCAGGAACAAACTGAATTACAGGTATTAAACAAAGATAATTTAACTAAGCTTGTATTTGCAAAGGTCTGTGATCTGAAGGAACAAGGGGCAACTAACATTATGATTTACTGTAACTCACTAAGTGGCGCGATAGATTTAGAAGACCTACAATTAAGGAGTCCTCTTCCTATTATAACTCCTCTCGATGCTTATAAAGCTTTAAGTTGTAAGTTTCAGACCTTTGGTTTGATTTCAGCAAATTGTCAGAGTTCAGCTAATATTGAGCGTGTTATATTAACTAACAATCCAACGGCTAAAGTTATAGGTGTCAGCAATCTACAAATAGTTGAAGATATTGAAAGTCGATTATCTCCAGAGGACATCATTAAAAATCATTCGTTACCTCAAGTTATACAAGCTCTGGTTGGCAGTGGAGTCCAAACTTTAATTCTTGGTTGTACTCATTTTGACTATATTGCTAATTCTTTATCTGAACAAATTAGTGATACTTCCATTTTTTTGCCCTCAAACTATATGTTAAATCAATTATTAAAGCCTAGTTCTTGA
- a CDS encoding DUF4268 domain-containing protein: MFLISRENNEIIPIEKKTFHELGFREREHLQEWIAKNPNSLGEDLLIIQKEFDGFDSTRERLDLLALDKNGNLVIIENKLDDTGRDVTWQALKYASYCSSLTKNQIKEIYQNYLDKEMKNENSEENLIKFYEDVNVNFEDLELNTDQSQRIILVASNFRKEVTSTVLWLINSKIKIKCLKVTAHKLEDKLFLDIKQIIPIKEVEEYTIQMSEKNEEEKNEKSKNEHKHKIRSIFWNKLLTEINQKTNLFSNISPSKDSWISAGSGISNISYNFVILKSYIRVELYLSNPIQENNKRIFDYLFNEKEKIEIEFGTSLIWERLDNKKASRIKYELKEVNLYNRDDWEKMILFLVENMFKFEKVFSVRINDLKRTINTYESQEMVSEDEEII, translated from the coding sequence ATGTTTTTAATAAGTAGAGAAAACAATGAAATTATACCAATTGAGAAAAAAACATTTCATGAGTTAGGTTTTAGAGAAAGAGAGCATTTACAGGAATGGATTGCTAAAAATCCAAATTCTTTAGGAGAAGATTTGCTAATTATACAAAAAGAATTTGATGGTTTTGATTCTACAAGAGAAAGACTTGATTTATTAGCCCTAGATAAAAACGGAAACCTAGTCATTATTGAAAATAAATTGGATGATACGGGTAGAGATGTAACTTGGCAAGCTTTAAAATATGCTTCTTATTGTTCTAGTTTAACTAAAAATCAAATAAAAGAAATCTATCAAAATTATTTAGATAAAGAAATGAAAAATGAGAATTCTGAAGAAAATTTAATAAAATTTTATGAAGATGTAAATGTAAATTTTGAAGATTTAGAATTGAATACAGATCAAAGTCAACGTATTATTTTGGTGGCTAGTAATTTTAGAAAGGAAGTTACTTCTACAGTATTATGGTTAATTAATTCTAAAATAAAAATCAAATGTTTAAAAGTGACTGCACATAAATTGGAGGATAAATTATTCTTAGATATAAAACAAATAATCCCTATAAAAGAGGTAGAAGAATATACAATTCAAATGTCAGAAAAAAATGAAGAAGAAAAAAATGAAAAGAGTAAAAATGAACACAAACACAAAATCAGATCAATATTTTGGAATAAATTGCTAACGGAGATTAATCAAAAAACAAATTTATTCAGTAATATTAGCCCTTCAAAAGATAGTTGGATTAGTGCTGGATCGGGTATTTCAAATATATCATATAATTTTGTTATTTTAAAGTCCTATATAAGAGTTGAACTTTATTTATCTAACCCAATTCAAGAAAATAACAAAAGAATCTTTGATTATTTATTTAATGAAAAAGAAAAAATAGAAATAGAGTTTGGAACTAGTCTGATTTGGGAAAGGTTAGATAATAAAAAAGCTTCAAGAATTAAATACGAGCTAAAAGAAGTTAATTTATATAATCGAGATGATTGGGAAAAAATGATTCTATTCTTAGTTGAAAATATGTTTAAGTTTGAAAAGGTTTTTAGTGTTAGAATAAATGATCTAAAAAGAACTATAAATACTTATGAGTCGCAAGAAATGGTTTCAGAAGATGAAGAAATCATATAA